From Flavobacterium sp. 102, a single genomic window includes:
- a CDS encoding cation:proton antiporter has translation MRNLKNTLFYLFITGGFGYLMYWIIEQGKSLEVGRKIVSPSSTDSQWIQFLSSLFHNLQHPLAMLLFQIITIVLVARIFGWIFRKIGQPSVIGEIIAGIALGPSLFGLYFPEMKEALFPLESLGNLQMLSQVGLILFMFVIGMELDLKVLKNKANDAVVISHASIVIPFALGIGLSYFIYHQFAPAGVEFLAFSLFMGIAMSITAFPVLARIVQERGIHKTRLGTIVITCAAADDITAWCILAVVIAIVKAGSFVSSLYVIGLAIVYVLGMLFVVKPFLKRVGDLYAKKDNIKKSVVAIFLLTLIVSAYVTEVIGIHALFGAFMMGAIMPDISKFRNIFIEKVEDLAVILLLPLFFVFTGLRTEIGLINEPYLWKVTGCIIAVAVVGKFFGSALAARFVGQSWRDSFTIGALMNTRGLMELVVLNIGYELGVLSPKIFTMMVIMALVTTFMTGPALDIINYIFKTKDIIIPSEVKKNSKFKILISFGNNEKGKSLLRLANSLVKGQPEASNVTAMHLTMSDEMHAFNIEEYEKETFEPIVKESKKLNQEITTIFKATGDIETDIADVALQGKYDLVLVGLGKSIFEGTILGKVLGFTSRIINPDRLLDKFTGKEGLFENSPFDERTRLIISKTKTPLGILIDKDLQKVNKIFVGIYSVGDVFLVDYVQRLMQNNNAQVTILDNNDHTQNNFLIQNSLETLEQKYGDKFDVFQPKQVTKPFLAEQDLLIFSLETWKKLVEDEVSWLQDIPSVLIIKP, from the coding sequence ATGAGGAATCTAAAAAACACTTTATTTTATTTATTCATAACCGGTGGTTTTGGCTACTTGATGTACTGGATCATTGAGCAAGGAAAATCGTTGGAAGTTGGCAGGAAAATTGTCTCGCCATCATCGACTGATAGCCAATGGATTCAGTTTTTGTCTTCTCTGTTTCACAATTTGCAGCATCCGTTAGCGATGTTACTTTTCCAAATTATTACCATTGTTTTAGTCGCCAGAATTTTTGGATGGATTTTCAGAAAGATTGGGCAACCTTCCGTTATTGGTGAAATCATAGCCGGAATTGCGCTCGGACCATCTTTATTCGGATTGTATTTTCCTGAAATGAAAGAAGCCTTGTTCCCGTTGGAATCATTGGGCAATCTCCAAATGTTGAGCCAAGTAGGTTTGATTTTATTCATGTTTGTCATCGGAATGGAATTGGATTTGAAGGTTTTGAAAAACAAAGCCAACGACGCCGTTGTAATTAGTCATGCCAGTATCGTAATTCCGTTTGCTTTAGGAATTGGGTTGTCTTATTTTATTTACCACCAATTTGCTCCGGCCGGTGTTGAATTTTTGGCTTTCAGTTTGTTTATGGGAATTGCGATGAGTATTACGGCATTTCCGGTTTTAGCGCGAATTGTACAAGAACGAGGCATTCACAAAACCCGATTGGGGACTATTGTCATTACTTGTGCGGCAGCTGATGATATCACCGCATGGTGTATTTTGGCAGTGGTTATCGCCATCGTAAAAGCCGGAAGTTTTGTGAGTTCTTTATACGTAATTGGTCTGGCCATTGTATATGTTTTGGGGATGCTTTTTGTAGTGAAACCGTTTTTAAAACGCGTTGGTGATTTATACGCCAAAAAAGACAACATTAAGAAATCAGTAGTTGCTATCTTTCTTCTTACCTTGATTGTTTCGGCTTATGTAACGGAAGTGATTGGTATTCACGCGTTGTTTGGTGCTTTTATGATGGGTGCGATTATGCCGGATATATCCAAATTCAGAAATATTTTTATTGAAAAAGTAGAAGATCTTGCCGTGATTTTACTTTTGCCATTGTTCTTTGTTTTTACGGGTTTGCGCACAGAAATAGGTTTGATTAATGAGCCTTATTTGTGGAAAGTAACGGGTTGCATTATTGCAGTAGCCGTAGTAGGTAAGTTCTTTGGAAGCGCTTTGGCCGCAAGATTTGTTGGTCAAAGTTGGCGCGATAGTTTTACCATCGGTGCTCTGATGAACACGCGTGGATTAATGGAGTTAGTAGTGTTGAATATTGGGTACGAATTAGGAGTGCTTTCGCCGAAAATATTCACGATGATGGTGATCATGGCTTTGGTGACCACCTTTATGACTGGACCGGCATTGGATATTATCAATTATATTTTCAAGACAAAAGACATTATTATTCCGTCGGAAGTGAAAAAGAATTCGAAGTTTAAAATTCTGATTTCCTTTGGTAACAACGAAAAAGGGAAGTCGCTTTTACGTTTGGCCAATAGTTTGGTAAAAGGACAACCGGAAGCATCAAATGTAACGGCTATGCACTTGACCATGAGTGACGAAATGCACGCGTTTAACATCGAAGAATACGAAAAGGAAACTTTCGAACCTATAGTCAAAGAGTCTAAAAAGCTCAACCAAGAAATTACGACCATTTTCAAAGCAACCGGAGATATTGAAACCGATATTGCCGATGTAGCTTTGCAAGGAAAATATGATTTGGTTTTGGTTGGTTTAGGAAAGTCGATTTTTGAAGGAACGATTCTAGGGAAAGTGCTTGGGTTTACTTCTCGAATCATCAATCCGGACCGATTACTCGATAAATTTACAGGAAAAGAAGGACTGTTTGAAAACTCGCCTTTTGACGAAAGAACGCGTTTGATTATTTCTAAAACCAAAACACCACTAGGCATTTTAATCGATAAAGATTTACAAAAAGTCAATAAAATTTTTGTTGGAATTTATAGTGTTGGTGACGTTTTTCTGGTAGATTATGTACAAAGACTGATGCAAAACAACAACGCTCAAGTCACTATTTTAGACAATAACGACCATACCCAAAACAATTTTCTTATCCAGAATTCTTTGGAAACTTTGGAACAAAAATACGGTGATAAATTTGATGTTTTCCAACCTAAACAAGTTACCAAACCTTTTTTAGCAGAACAAGATTTGTTGATTTTTAGTTTAGAAACTTGGAAGAAGTTGGTTGAAGATGAGGTTTCTTGGTTACAAGATATTCCTTCGGTGTTGATTATTAAGCCTTAA
- a CDS encoding DUF5686 and carboxypeptidase-like regulatory domain-containing protein, with product MKQLLIFFSFFTLSLQAQFQVNGVVKDAENKKPLPFANITTGNGTATITDVDGKFHLDLTSQPEALTISYVGYASQTISLFEKKTYFNIRLSPKTDELKEVVLSRENPANSIIKKVIRQKEANNPEKKLNTFQYKTYNKLLVTANPDSISGKIDTVFVNAATKDKIAKIDSAAYKFKKIIDKQHLFLTEKVSLFQFKKPILKETIIATKMAGFKEPIYELLGFGLQSASIYDDKYELFETKYKSPISNKAEKEYRYKILDTIAISNRIVVVVYFKNKISHKGLEGLLYIDKENFAIAKAVMRIRGVLDITGIHEFDYLAKENLWFPNKKNFKIIKGKSKEPTAILNGRIEFAAEDDESNSKKNASDFTYLSSEMQIYELQINNDLKIRKSNIAIDVKPNANNREETFWSENRKDSLDIRSERTYVVLDSVVTKEKIEKKIKFGRKIINGYVPFGPFDFDLRYLLSYNNYEGFRLGIGGVTNEQFSRRFRLEGYSAYGLKDEDTKYHLGGAIRVGNFSNSWIGGTFTDDVREIASTNFAIDKRVFKLYDPRPINISTFYNHQTWRAFIETKIIPKTESIWQITQSDITPLFDYTFIYEDKIYRRFTMTSAMVSIQWNPFSDYMQTPNGKIEFEKRYPKFTFQFTKSLSNFFNNDFEFSKIDARIDYEKKYLNGQKSAVLVQAGYVFGSIPLTHLYNTSPNNLTKDNLLQRITISGKNSFETMYFNEFFSSEFVMLQFKHGFKRVELFKKVKPSLVLVTRMAWGNMKNPEDHIGIEYKTLNEGFFESGIELNQIYKGFGLTGFYRYGPNQLQRFEDNIAIKVSFVLDLGF from the coding sequence ATGAAGCAACTGCTAATTTTCTTTTCTTTCTTCACCCTATCGCTTCAGGCTCAATTTCAAGTCAATGGCGTGGTTAAAGATGCGGAAAATAAAAAACCCTTACCCTTTGCAAACATCACCACCGGAAATGGCACGGCAACGATAACTGATGTCGATGGAAAATTTCATTTGGATTTGACATCGCAACCGGAAGCACTTACCATTTCTTATGTTGGCTATGCTTCACAGACTATTTCGCTTTTTGAAAAAAAAACGTACTTCAACATTAGGCTTTCGCCAAAAACAGACGAACTGAAAGAAGTAGTTTTATCCCGTGAAAATCCGGCCAACAGCATTATCAAAAAGGTAATCAGACAAAAAGAGGCCAACAATCCCGAAAAAAAACTCAATACTTTTCAATATAAAACGTATAATAAATTATTGGTAACTGCCAATCCTGATTCTATTTCGGGCAAAATTGATACTGTTTTTGTCAATGCTGCAACCAAAGATAAAATCGCTAAAATTGATTCGGCTGCTTATAAATTCAAAAAAATAATCGATAAGCAGCACTTATTCTTAACCGAAAAAGTCTCTCTTTTTCAATTTAAAAAACCCATTCTCAAAGAAACCATTATAGCCACCAAAATGGCAGGTTTTAAAGAACCTATTTATGAACTTTTAGGTTTCGGTTTGCAGTCGGCTTCTATTTATGACGACAAATACGAACTTTTTGAAACCAAGTACAAAAGCCCGATTTCAAACAAGGCAGAAAAAGAATACCGCTATAAGATTTTGGACACTATAGCTATTAGCAATCGCATTGTGGTGGTGGTTTATTTCAAAAACAAAATCAGCCACAAAGGTTTAGAAGGCTTGCTTTATATTGACAAAGAAAACTTCGCTATTGCTAAAGCGGTAATGCGTATTCGCGGTGTTTTAGATATTACCGGCATTCATGAGTTTGATTATTTAGCGAAAGAAAATCTTTGGTTTCCCAACAAGAAAAACTTCAAAATCATCAAAGGGAAGAGCAAAGAACCAACCGCTATTTTGAATGGTCGAATAGAATTTGCCGCAGAGGATGACGAGTCCAATTCGAAAAAAAATGCTTCTGATTTCACTTACCTTTCTTCTGAAATGCAAATCTACGAGTTGCAAATCAACAACGATTTAAAAATCAGAAAATCAAATATTGCGATTGATGTTAAACCCAATGCCAATAACCGAGAGGAAACCTTTTGGAGTGAAAACCGAAAAGACAGTTTGGATATTCGCAGTGAACGAACGTATGTAGTTTTAGACAGTGTTGTGACCAAAGAAAAAATTGAAAAGAAGATCAAATTTGGTCGAAAAATCATCAACGGTTATGTTCCTTTTGGCCCTTTTGATTTTGACTTGCGTTATTTGCTGAGTTATAATAATTATGAAGGTTTTCGTTTGGGAATTGGCGGTGTAACCAATGAGCAATTTTCCAGAAGATTTCGTTTAGAAGGTTATAGTGCTTATGGTTTAAAAGATGAAGACACTAAATACCATTTGGGCGGAGCGATTCGCGTTGGTAACTTTTCTAACTCATGGATTGGCGGTACTTTTACCGATGATGTACGTGAGATTGCGAGTACTAATTTTGCCATTGACAAACGTGTTTTTAAGCTTTATGATCCGCGTCCGATTAACATTAGTACGTTTTACAACCACCAAACTTGGCGTGCTTTTATCGAAACCAAAATCATTCCCAAAACTGAAAGCATCTGGCAAATTACCCAAAGCGATATTACGCCTTTGTTTGACTACACTTTTATTTACGAAGACAAAATATACCGCAGATTTACCATGACTTCGGCTATGGTTTCGATACAATGGAATCCATTTAGCGATTATATGCAAACACCAAATGGTAAAATTGAGTTTGAAAAACGCTACCCGAAATTTACGTTTCAATTTACCAAATCACTGTCAAACTTCTTCAACAACGACTTTGAATTCAGCAAAATAGACGCCCGAATTGACTATGAAAAGAAATACCTTAATGGGCAAAAATCGGCTGTTTTAGTACAAGCTGGTTATGTTTTTGGTTCGATTCCATTGACACATTTGTACAATACTTCGCCGAATAATTTGACCAAAGACAATTTGCTGCAAAGAATAACCATTTCGGGGAAAAACAGTTTTGAAACGATGTATTTCAATGAATTTTTCTCAAGTGAATTTGTGATGTTGCAATTCAAGCACGGATTTAAACGCGTGGAATTGTTCAAAAAAGTAAAACCTTCTTTGGTTTTGGTAACACGAATGGCTTGGGGAAATATGAAAAATCCGGAAGATCACATTGGCATAGAATACAAAACTTTAAACGAAGGCTTTTTTGAATCGGGCATCGAATTAAACCAAATTTACAAAGGTTTTGGTTTGACCGGATTTTACCGTTATGGTCCAAATCAACTACAGCGATTTGAAGACAATATTGCTATTAAAGTGAGTTTTGTATTGGATTTAGGGTTTTAA
- the frr gene encoding ribosome recycling factor, which yields MEEIEFILDSTKESMEGSIAHLEKEFLNIRAGKATPQMLGGVFVDYYGSQTPLSQVANINVPDARTITVTPWEKNMLHPIEKAIMIANLGFNPMNNGDNIIISVPALTEERRRDLVKQAKAEAEDAKIGIRNARKDANTDIKKLEKDGTSEDICKTAEDDVQKLTDAFIRKIDEHLAVKEAEIMKV from the coding sequence ATGGAAGAAATTGAATTTATTTTAGACAGCACAAAAGAATCAATGGAAGGTTCTATTGCGCATTTAGAAAAAGAATTTTTAAACATCCGCGCCGGAAAAGCTACGCCTCAAATGTTAGGCGGTGTTTTTGTAGATTATTATGGTTCACAAACGCCACTGTCTCAGGTAGCCAACATCAATGTGCCCGATGCAAGAACGATTACGGTTACGCCTTGGGAAAAAAATATGTTGCACCCAATTGAGAAAGCAATTATGATTGCTAATCTTGGGTTTAACCCAATGAACAATGGTGATAACATCATCATCAGTGTTCCCGCTTTGACCGAAGAAAGAAGACGCGACTTGGTAAAACAAGCCAAAGCAGAAGCAGAAGACGCCAAAATCGGAATCAGAAATGCGCGTAAAGATGCCAACACTGATATCAAAAAATTAGAGAAAGACGGAACTTCAGAAGACATTTGTAAAACCGCTGAAGACGATGTTCAAAAACTAACCGATGCATTCATCAGAAAAATTGATGAACATTTGGCTGTTAAAGAAGCCGAAATCATGAAAGTGTAA